A window of the Desulforapulum autotrophicum HRM2 genome harbors these coding sequences:
- the mltF gene encoding membrane-bound lytic murein transglycosylase MltF — translation MACFALTAVCAQVNKSHNLFIKPTTLFRVKKTGTLRMITAVNVNSYDIYQEKPIGFEYEMARAFADYLHVRLEVVTPGWNQIYRSLYQDRGDFIAAGPGMIQKKTNRLTISVPYMTVQQKLIHHKLLYEVPNLTALAGKTIHVRRGTAYQTRLEQIKRSGIDISIVLHDNTPTEELIQMVADREIKYTVADITIARLNRRYHPDITLGLDISPERSLGWAVRSNDPEFLSTVNNFLTDGKTRELQQKIFKKYYSNVEAFDYYDVKKFHQRIDTRLPDYQEIIKRECRKYGFDWRMIAAVVYQESHFNPWARSRTGVRGLMQVTTDTAMEMGISNRLHPEQSLKAGIQYLNKLYQRFDDIHDHYQRLLFALASYNIGYAHVRDAQALAQKHGWNKNRWSNLEKTLPMLTQVRYYRTLPHGYARGWEPVHYVKRILTYYDILRQKA, via the coding sequence ATGGCTTGCTTTGCCCTTACCGCTGTCTGCGCCCAGGTGAACAAAAGCCATAACCTCTTTATCAAACCCACCACCCTGTTTCGTGTAAAAAAAACAGGCACCCTGCGCATGATCACCGCTGTGAACGTGAACTCCTACGATATATACCAGGAAAAACCCATTGGGTTTGAGTATGAAATGGCCAGGGCCTTTGCCGACTATCTCCACGTCCGGCTGGAGGTTGTCACCCCGGGCTGGAATCAAATCTACCGGTCCCTTTATCAGGACCGTGGAGATTTTATCGCTGCCGGTCCCGGCATGATCCAGAAAAAAACCAACCGGCTTACCATTTCCGTTCCCTACATGACTGTTCAGCAGAAGCTCATTCACCACAAATTGCTTTATGAAGTCCCAAACCTTACCGCCCTGGCAGGAAAAACCATCCATGTCCGGCGGGGAACTGCCTACCAGACGAGACTTGAGCAGATCAAACGCAGCGGAATAGATATCAGCATTGTCCTCCACGACAACACCCCCACCGAGGAACTGATCCAGATGGTTGCCGACCGGGAAATCAAATACACAGTGGCCGACATAACCATCGCCCGCCTCAATCGACGTTACCATCCAGACATCACCCTAGGGCTTGACATCTCCCCTGAGCGTTCCCTTGGCTGGGCTGTCAGATCCAATGACCCTGAGTTCCTGAGCACTGTCAATAATTTCCTGACCGATGGGAAAACCCGGGAACTTCAACAGAAAATCTTTAAAAAGTACTACAGCAATGTTGAGGCCTTTGACTATTACGATGTAAAAAAATTCCACCAGCGCATCGACACACGACTGCCCGACTATCAGGAAATCATCAAGCGAGAGTGTCGCAAATATGGATTTGACTGGCGAATGATTGCCGCTGTTGTTTACCAGGAGTCCCACTTCAACCCCTGGGCCAGAAGCCGGACCGGCGTGCGGGGGCTCATGCAGGTCACCACAGATACGGCGATGGAGATGGGTATCAGCAACCGGCTTCACCCGGAACAGAGCTTAAAGGCCGGAATCCAGTACCTGAATAAACTATATCAGCGGTTTGACGATATTCATGACCATTACCAGCGTCTGCTCTTTGCCCTTGCCTCCTACAACATCGGGTATGCCCATGTCAGGGACGCCCAGGCCCTTGCCCAAAAGCATGGATGGAACAAAAACCGTTGGAGTAACCTGGAAAAAACCCTGCCCATGCTCACCCAGGTTCGCTACTATCGAACCCTACCCCACGGCTATGCCAGGGGGTGGGAACCGGTCCACTATGTTAAACGTATCCTCACCTACTATGACATCCTGAGACAAAAGGCGTGA
- a CDS encoding class I adenylate cyclase, with amino-acid sequence MNSNGFDLRGFDWAWDNGDETVKLDFIDRASQLSPAQGIVPVLAGIDSLHLSVRNRAREALGLFKSKMIELERIQATHPTADPLGYIQESSVFSARIFALLNPNLPVQEIRLYMEILLEAGGRGPFYAWRFYQDGGIPKHTLKAVILTISEPGRLALVVQYLKSAPSLRRRLAPRFKAILKGITCRQAVTVFFARLFDSHLAFDPFLVNISPELRDPETLVAEDLGTNLPLSDPQQRATAVKALAMMVPRIDPDLVLALLSSNEDRVVHSAVLAVIEASPQKTYADIFEPLLEWGCTCKAEGLAGLRALIVSTPLPLLMLINTVKARAPQLIGPLCEELATLSKISFVFIQEITMDKLPWLGSHPEICKALVFGMIKKRPERVVKLLERFGRRGDTAIHLAITNIATGVDATLSKERRQITADGSKLRLRFKSMAAPDKKLSFLDKMRFSSVKKQLSNIKQGRTTERLDCSDKTLDQLDLSSGTFFSPTVFDGCMIKNSNFSFSSFANTSFRSAIFDTVNLNGSRFDAISFDCAVFMNVSANGAVFTKCSFENASFFGVSLESARMTDCVFTGAQISTSLFVRADLSGSTFAGTRTADVSFVESILADSDFSGVQASFTRFPSHTVSTLEADRPNFNFRMFLFDPEDLPDFLFDPKANSVGIVKDLVFELDSLILTDLIHSGEKLFLNQNRLSILTAMDVFKPKQADLFEIIPLLIHENIDFPGYQADLEQSPRGIAEYRPCKQTVKTASRYVNTGKLECRFSELPHVEGLFTMGSTGTIAQAPDSDIDYWVCVRGYDPECMEEKRFQQKLTLLEQWALGKFKTEIHFFIVDIDRARIDDFGDSTRESSGSAQGMILKEEFYRTMIHVAGKLPFWCTLPVSVSREYYGLLLSRICANRFQCRFIDFGDIHEIPSAAYFGASIWQLFKLLESPFKSVIKMALLEEFLYARGKKQLLCNRFKAQWMDPGLYLPLGKIDPYYILLKSLVDYYGQVNNPAAERLVQQCFFLKTGITKDSDLDETLFSMRSFFITRAMDEWAWTRKMVFENGNFRQWQYLSITRLSRQIQQYMVKTYIRINQAIDREQCAMITPEDRTVLGRKMFVEFSSQPGKIPKTLMVSRSDRHFTSLVLTYLSQTGKPSQWALVNRFSRSAPESREVIRQAETIEEIAAWFIQNQLFSPSTIINLLPNPTPVSSNDIQGLFQALYRFFNHDNGKSPGSKNLLSKARITAIFISINLCVPRKKRRIHDSSAIYLNSWGEMFCIRISSQQGFVLRDEILERLKTMLELKTLPDRIFFHYPGTFHR; translated from the coding sequence ATGAACAGTAACGGGTTTGACTTGAGGGGATTTGACTGGGCCTGGGATAACGGGGATGAGACCGTAAAACTTGATTTTATCGACCGGGCGTCCCAACTTTCTCCGGCCCAGGGCATTGTTCCGGTGCTTGCCGGCATCGATTCCCTCCATCTGTCCGTTCGAAATCGGGCAAGGGAGGCCCTTGGCCTGTTCAAATCAAAGATGATTGAACTTGAGCGCATCCAGGCGACCCACCCCACGGCTGATCCCCTTGGTTATATTCAGGAGTCATCGGTGTTCAGTGCAAGGATATTTGCACTGTTGAACCCGAACTTGCCCGTGCAGGAGATTCGCCTGTACATGGAGATCCTCCTGGAAGCCGGAGGCCGGGGCCCTTTTTATGCCTGGCGGTTTTACCAGGATGGTGGCATCCCGAAGCACACCTTGAAAGCCGTGATTCTAACCATCTCAGAACCGGGCAGACTCGCCCTTGTGGTACAATACCTGAAGTCAGCCCCTAGCCTCAGGCGACGCCTTGCACCCAGGTTCAAGGCTATTCTTAAGGGAATCACTTGCCGGCAGGCGGTGACCGTTTTTTTTGCAAGGCTTTTTGACAGCCACCTTGCCTTTGATCCTTTTCTTGTGAATATTTCACCCGAACTCAGGGACCCGGAAACCCTGGTTGCCGAAGACCTTGGCACAAATTTACCCCTGTCAGATCCCCAGCAGCGGGCCACAGCCGTAAAGGCCCTGGCCATGATGGTTCCACGGATTGATCCTGATCTTGTTCTTGCCCTGCTCTCCTCAAATGAAGACAGGGTAGTCCACTCTGCCGTTCTGGCAGTTATTGAGGCTTCACCCCAAAAGACCTATGCCGACATATTTGAACCCTTGCTTGAATGGGGCTGCACCTGCAAAGCAGAGGGCCTGGCCGGGTTGCGTGCCCTTATTGTATCCACGCCGTTACCCCTTTTAATGCTGATCAACACTGTCAAAGCCCGGGCACCCCAGCTAATTGGGCCCTTGTGTGAGGAACTTGCGACCCTGTCAAAGATTTCATTTGTGTTTATCCAGGAAATCACCATGGACAAACTGCCCTGGCTTGGGTCCCACCCGGAGATCTGCAAAGCCCTTGTGTTTGGAATGATTAAAAAAAGGCCGGAACGTGTGGTCAAGCTTTTAGAACGTTTTGGCCGCAGGGGTGATACGGCCATCCACCTTGCCATAACCAATATTGCCACAGGGGTGGATGCGACCCTTTCAAAGGAGCGGCGGCAGATCACCGCAGACGGTTCAAAATTAAGACTCAGGTTCAAGTCCATGGCTGCCCCTGATAAAAAACTGAGTTTTCTTGATAAAATGCGTTTTAGCTCAGTAAAAAAACAACTGTCAAATATCAAGCAGGGACGAACCACTGAACGCCTGGATTGCAGCGATAAAACCCTTGATCAGTTGGACCTCTCCTCGGGGACTTTTTTTTCACCCACGGTATTTGACGGGTGTATGATCAAAAATTCAAATTTTTCATTTTCATCGTTTGCCAACACCTCGTTCCGGTCTGCCATTTTTGATACGGTCAATCTTAATGGTTCCCGGTTTGATGCCATCAGCTTTGATTGTGCTGTTTTCATGAATGTTTCAGCCAATGGAGCGGTTTTTACCAAATGCAGCTTTGAAAATGCATCGTTTTTCGGAGTGAGCCTTGAATCGGCCCGGATGACGGATTGTGTTTTTACCGGTGCCCAGATTTCTACCTCCCTGTTTGTCCGTGCCGACCTTTCCGGGTCTACATTTGCCGGCACCCGGACAGCCGATGTTTCCTTTGTTGAATCCATTCTGGCGGATTCTGATTTTTCGGGGGTCCAGGCAAGTTTCACCCGTTTCCCCTCCCATACCGTATCAACTCTTGAGGCGGACAGGCCTAACTTCAATTTCCGGATGTTTCTGTTCGACCCAGAAGACCTGCCTGATTTTTTGTTTGATCCCAAAGCCAACAGTGTCGGTATTGTAAAGGATCTCGTGTTTGAGTTGGATTCTCTGATCCTCACGGACCTGATTCATTCCGGCGAAAAACTATTTTTAAACCAGAACAGGCTCTCCATTTTGACGGCAATGGATGTCTTTAAACCCAAACAGGCCGACCTTTTTGAAATCATTCCCCTGCTCATCCACGAAAATATTGATTTTCCAGGTTATCAGGCCGACCTTGAACAAAGCCCCCGGGGGATTGCAGAATATCGACCCTGTAAGCAGACAGTAAAGACGGCATCACGTTATGTGAACACTGGAAAACTTGAATGCCGATTTTCTGAATTGCCCCATGTGGAGGGACTTTTTACAATGGGCAGCACAGGCACCATTGCCCAGGCTCCGGATTCAGACATTGACTACTGGGTATGTGTCCGCGGGTATGATCCTGAATGTATGGAGGAAAAAAGGTTTCAGCAGAAACTTACCCTGCTCGAACAATGGGCACTTGGGAAATTTAAAACCGAGATTCATTTTTTTATTGTGGACATCGACCGGGCAAGGATTGATGATTTCGGAGACTCCACAAGGGAGAGTTCAGGTTCGGCCCAGGGGATGATCCTCAAGGAGGAGTTCTACCGGACCATGATCCATGTGGCGGGAAAACTCCCCTTTTGGTGTACACTGCCGGTTTCAGTCAGCCGGGAATACTATGGCCTGCTTCTGTCCAGGATCTGTGCCAACCGGTTTCAATGCCGATTTATTGATTTTGGTGATATACACGAGATTCCCTCGGCAGCCTATTTTGGTGCTTCCATCTGGCAGTTATTCAAACTGCTGGAAAGTCCTTTCAAATCAGTGATTAAAATGGCGCTTCTGGAGGAGTTTTTATACGCAAGGGGAAAGAAACAGCTGCTTTGCAACCGGTTCAAGGCCCAGTGGATGGACCCGGGGCTTTACCTGCCCCTTGGAAAAATTGATCCCTACTACATTCTTTTAAAGAGCCTTGTGGACTATTATGGGCAGGTCAACAATCCTGCAGCGGAAAGGCTTGTCCAGCAGTGCTTTTTTCTTAAAACCGGAATTACAAAGGATTCTGACCTGGATGAAACCCTGTTCAGCATGCGCTCTTTTTTTATTACCCGGGCCATGGACGAATGGGCCTGGACCCGGAAAATGGTATTTGAAAACGGAAACTTCAGGCAGTGGCAATACCTGAGCATTACACGGCTCAGCCGTCAGATTCAACAATACATGGTCAAAACCTACATCCGGATCAATCAGGCCATAGACAGGGAGCAATGCGCCATGATCACTCCGGAGGACCGGACGGTTCTCGGCCGAAAAATGTTTGTGGAATTTTCCAGTCAGCCGGGAAAAATTCCCAAAACACTGATGGTATCACGGAGCGATCGCCATTTTACCAGTCTGGTTTTAACCTATCTCTCTCAAACGGGAAAACCCAGCCAATGGGCCCTTGTCAACCGCTTTTCCCGGTCAGCACCAGAATCCAGGGAGGTGATCAGACAGGCCGAAACCATTGAGGAAATAGCCGCATGGTTTATCCAGAACCAGCTTTTTTCACCCTCGACCATCATCAACCTTCTTCCCAATCCCACACCTGTGAGTTCCAATGACATCCAGGGGCTGTTCCAGGCCCTTTACCGATTCTTCAACCATGACAACGGCAAATCACCAGGTTCCAAAAACCTGTTATCCAAGGCAAGGATAACGGCAATTTTTATCTCCATCAACCTGTGCGTTCCAAGAAAAAAACGGCGGATCCACGATTCCTCGGCCATCTATCTCAACTCCTGGGGCGAGATGTTCTGCATCCGGATTTCAAGCCAGCAGGGATTTGTCTTAAGAGACGAGATCCTGGAACGGCTGAAGACGATGCTTGAACTGAAAACTCTCCCGGACAGGATTTTTTTTCATTATCCAGGAACCTTTCATCGCTGA
- the parC gene encoding DNA topoisomerase IV subunit A — protein MKNNELTSLEGFEKQPFDTFAETAYLNYSMYVILDRALPYIGDGLKPVQRRIVYAMSQLGLSSSSKHKKSARTVGDVLGKYHPHGDSACYEAMVLLAQPFSCRYPLLDGQGNWGAPDDPKSFAAMRYTESRLSTYADILLSELDLGATEWTPNFDGTLNEPTLLPARLPNILLNGTTGIAVGMATDIPPHNLTEVAQALVHLLDHPDATVDQLCEFIQGPDYPTEAEIITPLSEIRQMYKTGNGRIKMRAKFHVDDGDIVVTALPHHSSGEKILEQIAAQMQAKKLPMVVDLRDESDHEEPTRLVIIPKARTNTTALMDHLFATTDLERSYRINMNMIGINGRPEVKPLQVILSEWLAFRIDTVRKRISHRLDKVNDRLHLLEGLLTAFLNIDEIIAIIRNSDEPKPVLMERFNLSDRQATAILEIKLRNLAKLEEIKIQAEKDSLDSERQQLEKILASDKRLRTLIKREIQADAKTHGDLRRSPIFERKEAEAFSEEEVIQIEPMTVILSKNGWARTAKGHDIDIEKLKFKFGDDLLVTAPTMSNRPAVFFDSSGRSYSIATHTLASARTMGEPLTGRLTLKPENHIISLVTGEDDDLFLLYTNTGFGFITRFSNLIAKSRTGKAVLTVEEFSEFMAPEPLKNPETDLLAAVTTSGRLIIFPVREMPIMEKGKGNKIIGIPKNQLSVPGTERIKTLKLLPEGAAIVIYAGKHFLKLSVGNQDNYRSKRGYRGKKLPRGFQNVSHFEVLLSEK, from the coding sequence ATGAAAAACAACGAATTAACAAGCCTTGAGGGATTTGAAAAACAACCCTTTGACACCTTTGCCGAAACAGCCTACCTCAACTATTCCATGTATGTCATCCTTGACAGGGCCCTGCCCTATATCGGGGACGGGCTGAAACCTGTCCAGCGCAGGATTGTTTACGCCATGAGCCAGCTGGGGCTCTCTTCCAGCTCAAAGCACAAAAAATCAGCCAGAACCGTGGGGGATGTTCTGGGAAAATACCACCCCCACGGGGACTCGGCCTGCTACGAGGCCATGGTCCTTCTGGCCCAGCCTTTTTCCTGCCGCTACCCCCTGCTTGACGGCCAGGGGAACTGGGGGGCGCCGGATGATCCGAAATCCTTTGCCGCCATGCGCTATACGGAATCCAGGCTGTCAACCTACGCAGATATTTTGCTGTCCGAGCTTGATCTGGGTGCCACCGAATGGACTCCAAATTTTGACGGAACCTTGAACGAGCCCACCCTGCTGCCGGCCCGGCTTCCCAACATCCTGCTCAACGGCACCACGGGAATTGCCGTTGGCATGGCAACCGATATTCCACCCCATAATCTCACCGAGGTGGCCCAGGCCCTTGTTCACCTGCTTGATCACCCCGATGCAACCGTTGACCAGCTCTGCGAATTTATCCAGGGACCGGACTATCCCACTGAGGCTGAAATCATCACACCCCTGTCTGAAATCCGGCAAATGTACAAAACGGGCAACGGCAGAATCAAGATGCGGGCAAAGTTCCATGTGGACGACGGTGACATCGTTGTCACGGCCCTTCCCCACCACTCGTCAGGGGAAAAAATCCTCGAGCAGATCGCGGCCCAGATGCAGGCAAAAAAGCTGCCCATGGTCGTTGATCTGAGGGATGAATCCGACCATGAAGAGCCCACCCGTCTGGTGATCATTCCAAAGGCCAGGACCAACACCACGGCCCTAATGGACCACCTTTTTGCCACCACGGACCTTGAGCGTTCCTATCGCATCAATATGAATATGATCGGAATCAACGGCCGACCCGAGGTAAAACCGCTGCAGGTCATTCTTTCCGAATGGCTGGCATTCAGAATCGATACGGTCAGAAAGCGCATAAGCCACAGGCTTGATAAGGTAAATGATCGCCTTCACCTCCTGGAGGGCCTGTTAACGGCCTTTCTTAATATTGATGAAATCATTGCCATCATCCGTAACAGTGACGAACCCAAACCGGTCCTCATGGAAAGATTCAATCTGAGTGACCGCCAGGCCACGGCCATCCTTGAAATCAAACTGCGTAACCTGGCAAAGCTTGAAGAGATCAAGATCCAGGCGGAAAAGGACAGCCTTGATTCCGAACGTCAGCAGCTGGAAAAAATTCTTGCCTCGGACAAACGCCTCAGAACCCTGATCAAACGGGAAATCCAGGCCGATGCAAAGACACACGGAGACCTGCGGCGCTCACCCATATTTGAACGAAAAGAGGCCGAAGCCTTTTCCGAGGAAGAGGTGATCCAGATTGAACCCATGACGGTAATTCTGTCAAAAAACGGGTGGGCCAGGACGGCAAAGGGCCATGACATTGATATTGAAAAACTAAAATTCAAATTTGGAGATGACCTCCTTGTCACCGCACCCACCATGAGCAACCGGCCGGCTGTTTTTTTTGATTCATCGGGCAGGAGCTATTCCATTGCCACCCACACCCTTGCGTCGGCCCGAACCATGGGAGAACCCCTTACCGGACGGCTCACCCTTAAGCCTGAAAATCACATTATAAGCCTTGTCACAGGCGAGGACGATGATCTGTTTCTCCTTTACACCAACACCGGGTTCGGGTTTATCACCCGGTTTTCAAACCTGATTGCCAAAAGCAGGACGGGCAAAGCCGTTCTGACTGTGGAGGAATTTTCCGAATTCATGGCACCCGAACCACTTAAAAACCCCGAAACCGACCTGCTGGCTGCCGTCACGACCTCTGGCAGACTGATTATTTTTCCGGTCAGGGAGATGCCCATCATGGAAAAAGGTAAGGGCAACAAGATCATCGGCATCCCCAAAAACCAGCTCAGTGTGCCTGGAACCGAACGGATCAAAACGTTAAAACTCTTGCCTGAAGGCGCTGCAATTGTTATATATGCAGGTAAACATTTTTTAAAATTGTCCGTGGGCAACCAGGACAACTACCGATCAAAGAGGGGGTACCGGGGTAAAAAGCTTCCCAGGGGGTTTCAGAACGTAAGCCATTTTGAGGTGCTATTGTCGGAAAAATAA
- a CDS encoding DNA-methyltransferase produces MTTTRHRVHFTDSADMGAVESNSVNLVVTSPPYPMVEMWDDLFCSQNADIKAALSQGKGMQAFEMMHRKLDQVWQETYRILAPGSFACINIGDATRTVDGVFQLYPNHARILTAMVNLGFSPMPLILWRKQTNAPNKFMGSGMLPAGAYVTLEHEYVLILRKGDKRQFKSAGEKENRRQSALFWEERNQWFSDVWFDLKGTVQKLEDKAVRKRSGSFPFSLPYRLINMFSVKQDIVVDPFLGLGTTTLAAMAAGRNSLGFEVDPGFWEPISQRIERSKPLLNQEILQRLERHQAFVKTRRQEKKTFKHFNDTHGFEVVTNQERFLHLDGVQSITRDLEQRAFQVEYTPFPEPEPDLFTQV; encoded by the coding sequence TTGACAACAACCCGTCATCGCGTTCATTTTACCGACAGCGCCGACATGGGAGCGGTTGAATCCAACTCTGTCAACCTGGTCGTCACCTCCCCGCCCTATCCCATGGTGGAAATGTGGGACGACCTTTTTTGCTCCCAGAATGCAGACATCAAGGCCGCCCTTTCCCAGGGCAAAGGCATGCAAGCCTTTGAGATGATGCACCGCAAACTTGACCAGGTATGGCAGGAAACCTATCGGATCCTGGCCCCGGGATCCTTTGCCTGCATTAATATTGGAGATGCAACCAGGACTGTGGATGGCGTTTTTCAACTTTATCCAAATCATGCCAGGATTTTAACCGCCATGGTGAACCTGGGATTTTCCCCCATGCCGTTGATCCTCTGGAGAAAACAGACCAATGCCCCCAATAAGTTCATGGGATCGGGTATGCTCCCGGCCGGGGCCTATGTTACCCTGGAACATGAGTATGTTCTCATCCTGAGAAAGGGAGACAAACGTCAATTCAAAAGCGCGGGGGAAAAAGAGAACCGCAGACAAAGCGCGCTGTTCTGGGAAGAGCGGAACCAATGGTTCTCCGATGTCTGGTTCGACCTCAAAGGCACGGTTCAAAAGCTTGAAGACAAAGCCGTCAGAAAGCGAAGCGGATCCTTTCCCTTTAGCCTGCCCTATCGGCTCATCAACATGTTTTCGGTCAAGCAAGACATTGTGGTGGACCCTTTTCTGGGCCTTGGAACGACGACCCTTGCCGCCATGGCCGCAGGGCGAAACAGCCTGGGGTTCGAGGTTGACCCTGGATTCTGGGAACCCATTTCCCAGCGTATCGAGCGCTCAAAACCTCTTCTCAACCAGGAAATTCTCCAGAGACTCGAACGGCACCAGGCCTTTGTAAAGACCAGACGACAAGAGAAAAAAACGTTCAAGCACTTTAACGACACCCATGGTTTCGAGGTTGTCACAAACCAGGAGCGGTTTCTCCACCTGGACGGGGTCCAGTCCATAACCCGTGACCTGGAACAAAGGGCATTCCAGGTCGAATACACCCCATTCCCGGAACCTGAACCCGACCTGTTCACCCAGGTATAG
- the parE gene encoding DNA topoisomerase IV subunit B: MKLFDQDTKGIKHGTPYNADSIEVLKGLDPVRRRPGMYTDTTSPDHLAHEVIDNSVDEAIAGFANRIDVVLHADNCLEVGDNGRGMPVDIHPEEGVTGVELILTRLHAGAKFSNKDYNFSGGLHGVGVSVVNALSSYLEVNIQRGGALHRITFKNGYRDQPLTLVKSIGKNNSGTNLKFYPDASYFDRPNFSKKALKHALKAKAVLCPGLMITLFIEETGEKHEWQFEFGLRDYLTEALAGCPTIFGSPFTGDITAEEATVAWAVDWTEERQANTCESYVNLIPTPLGGTHVNGFRSGLLESIREFCKFRDILPKGVNLAPEDIWENIAFILSVKLVDAQFSGQTKERLSSRHCTVIVNSAVKDAFSLWLNQNTDFGERLANLAVDNARERLKKAKKVTRKRITNGPALPGKLSDCTSSDPEKSELFLVEGDSAGGSAKQARDRRFQAIMPLKGKILNTWDTDSSQILSSKEIHDISVAMGVDPDSEDISSLRYNKICILADADSDGLHIATLLCALFFRHFREVVRKGHIFMAMPPLFRIDVGKEVFYALDDPERESIIKRIQTKKKHGKINVQRFKGLGEMNPIQLRETTIAPDTRRLVQLVIDKEGADEDGQDAEKRVFEIMDMLLGKKRAPDRRRWIEAKGNMREIE; this comes from the coding sequence ATGAAACTATTTGATCAAGACACAAAGGGGATAAAGCACGGAACCCCCTACAACGCCGACTCCATTGAGGTGCTCAAGGGACTTGATCCGGTCAGGCGAAGGCCGGGCATGTACACGGACACCACAAGCCCGGACCACCTGGCCCACGAGGTAATTGACAACAGCGTTGACGAAGCCATTGCCGGATTTGCCAACAGAATCGATGTTGTCCTCCACGCGGACAATTGCCTTGAGGTGGGTGACAATGGCAGGGGTATGCCAGTTGACATTCACCCGGAAGAAGGGGTCACAGGTGTTGAACTGATCCTCACACGGCTCCATGCCGGTGCAAAATTTTCCAACAAGGATTACAACTTTTCCGGCGGTCTCCACGGGGTCGGGGTTTCAGTGGTCAACGCCCTGTCAAGCTATCTTGAAGTTAACATCCAGAGGGGCGGTGCCCTTCACAGGATCACCTTTAAAAATGGATACCGTGACCAGCCACTGACCCTGGTAAAATCCATCGGAAAAAACAATTCAGGGACCAACCTTAAGTTTTACCCGGATGCCAGCTACTTTGACCGGCCTAATTTTTCTAAAAAAGCGTTGAAACACGCGTTAAAGGCCAAGGCGGTCCTCTGCCCCGGTCTCATGATCACCCTTTTTATTGAAGAAACAGGGGAAAAACATGAATGGCAGTTTGAATTCGGGCTGCGGGACTACCTGACCGAGGCCCTGGCCGGGTGTCCCACCATATTCGGTTCACCGTTTACCGGGGATATCACTGCAGAAGAGGCAACCGTTGCCTGGGCCGTTGACTGGACCGAGGAACGACAGGCCAACACCTGCGAAAGCTATGTCAACCTCATTCCCACCCCCCTTGGCGGTACCCATGTCAACGGATTCCGATCCGGTCTTCTGGAGTCCATCAGGGAATTTTGCAAGTTCAGGGATATTCTTCCCAAAGGCGTCAACCTGGCCCCTGAAGATATCTGGGAAAACATCGCCTTTATCCTTTCGGTCAAGCTTGTGGACGCCCAATTCTCAGGCCAGACCAAGGAAAGACTGTCATCCCGCCACTGCACGGTGATCGTCAACTCGGCTGTCAAGGATGCCTTCAGCCTCTGGCTCAACCAGAATACCGATTTTGGAGAGCGACTGGCCAACCTGGCCGTTGATAATGCCCGGGAACGCCTTAAAAAAGCCAAAAAGGTGACCCGAAAACGAATCACTAACGGTCCGGCCCTTCCGGGAAAACTCAGCGACTGCACCAGCAGCGACCCAGAAAAAAGCGAGCTCTTCCTTGTGGAGGGTGATTCTGCAGGGGGATCTGCCAAGCAGGCAAGGGACAGAAGATTCCAGGCCATCATGCCCCTTAAGGGTAAAATCCTCAACACCTGGGACACGGACTCCTCACAGATTTTAAGCTCCAAGGAGATCCACGACATTTCCGTTGCCATGGGCGTGGACCCTGATTCTGAAGATATTTCAAGCCTTCGATACAACAAGATCTGCATCCTTGCCGATGCTGATTCAGACGGTCTTCACATTGCCACCCTCCTGTGCGCCCTTTTTTTCAGGCATTTCCGGGAGGTGGTCAGAAAAGGCCATATCTTTATGGCCATGCCGCCCCTGTTCCGCATTGACGTTGGCAAGGAGGTGTTTTATGCGCTGGACGACCCGGAACGAGAAAGCATTATCAAACGTATCCAGACCAAGAAAAAACACGGCAAAATCAATGTTCAGAGGTTCAAGGGTCTTGGCGAGATGAACCCGATTCAATTAAGAGAGACCACCATAGCTCCCGACACAAGACGCCTTGTCCAGCTGGTGATTGACAAGGAAGGTGCGGATGAAGATGGACAGGATGCGGAAAAAAGGGTGTTTGAAATCATGGACATGCTCCTTGGCAAAAAAAGGGCCCCGGACAGACGACGCTGGATTGAAGCAAAGGGTAATATGAGGGAGATCGAGTAG